ACTTCTTTCCATTTTTTTCTTGCTCTTGATGTTtcaaagttaaaaaaatttaatgcaTTAGAATCTAAATACAAAAcaatcttttcttttttccttatatattcatcaaaaattttaaatacttcttccttaaataattctaaatTACAATACCATATTTGTTGTTTTACAGTTACACAACAAGCTTCATAAAGATCTTTATTTTCCATAATTTCgggtaaatatttttcatcaaCTCTTTCAGCATATTTTAAAGCTTCCAGTACTATTGGTCTCATGGAAGGAACTTTATGAAGATCAAATGTTCTTGAAAGAATCCTTTCAATCTTAATTTGCGATTCGTAGCATCTAACACTTCCAAGAATTTTAATAGTTTGAATCATTTTTTCCTCAAGtgctttaaaaattttttcatgaATTCCATGTCTTCTAAGTCCATGGTAATctaatatttgaaatattgGATCAAGTGGTGGTCCCACATTTATGCTACAAGCTTGTTGAACAAAATGTATTGTCtcttttatatcatttttctttcttgctttactaataatttttgctGAGATAAGCTGACTTCGTTCCAATTCATCTGAATAGGAAAATGGATTTGACGacatttctataaaaaaaagagatagttaaaaaagaaatttaatatcaattttattaaataaacaagataattacaataataaaatataattaaattgacATAATGCCTCCAATAATACACTTTCCATCAAAAAGAAGAATGCATATTCATTTTCCAGTTAGGACATCTAATAGGTTAGTACGGGACACAAGTTGCCTTCCAAGGGTATAGTCTTTAAATAtgttatgataataatttgtttaatgaaattgtagaaaattttgtacaattaaaatttccaattaaaataaatgttatatgaTAAATGCCTTAACACATTTATTGGTTTTTCTTATCAAGTAATGTAGAACAATCAGCTGGTACTTTTTGAATTGTATTAAAGAGCATTGATGCCAAACGTAAAGTATCATTTTCATTCATTATTTCTGGTTCTTCAACTAGAGGTTTGTCATCCATTTGTGCAGCAAAAAAGATTACaagtttaattatattttccaTAATAGGTTTATcctcaaaattttttaacctTAATATTGCTGTGTTAACGTTGTAAGCTAATGActgtagtttttttttatctaataaatGCCCGAATGGAGAAGTTTCTGGGTTATCATAAGCAAGAAGAGCAAAAGTTTCTTCCATAGTTGGTATACAACTTTCATTACCTTCAGCTATTGGAATAATATGTTTCTGTGCGAAATCCATTGCTTCTTGAGTTTTTCGTTCCCTGATTAATTCTGTTAATTCTTGAAGTCTCATCATAAAGTATATTTGTGAATTTTGCTTAAAAAACTCGGGTAATGTGCATTGAATAGTTTCTATCGATTCACCAATTTTACCATTTGCAATTAGTGAACGAATTTTCATTCTTTCAGGTAACAATTCATacattttaacattaaatggTCTTCCAATCTCTTGACAGAATGATTCTGCTGCGTCGAGATAGCCTGCCTTGATCATATAGTCGAGAACTAATTCTTCTTGATACTCATCaggtattttattatcatatattaaaCGTTGTTTTTGAAGCCATCCCATATCTGAAAATTATCACtaaatttttctaacaaTTTATAACATACCTGCCTCTTTTTTAGGTGCTGTCGGCTTCTCACGTGGCTTAACAAGCTCCTTTAATAACTTAAAAGGAGGGTGACCTGAAGAGTAGTTCATTCGAGAGGAACCAGAATCAGGCGGAGGTGACATTCTCCGCTTCATAAATGTAATtggcaaaaaaaattacttagaaatttatactttcttttttttgttttctatAAACAACGCTGGAGAGGTGTTTCTTCAAAATATACTCTTATGTGGATTATTGTTGTTCAAACATTTGTTTTTGTTAAGATGTTtttgttaacattttttaaacttatacaaaagaagttttttagcataaaaattttttctatggGATAGAAAAttgttaacaattttaacatttatgtGTTTTATcttgattaaataaatttttaattaaaattaaagacACTTTACtacaattgtttttaatttgttgtagctaataaaatactttatatGAAACTTCTAACTCTTAATATATAACTTATACTTTATACTACGTTTTAAACTcaaattttactataaaatttaatttaaaacatttaaaagaatacataaaataatggTACATTGTTaatcttcaaaaattatagCGATTTAGTTTTCTAACaaatgtattaatattatagaaaaGACTAGTACATAAAGTACCACAAATgtataaacaataaattctatttttagtaaaatttatatatttggaAATGTTAAtgagataataaaaaaaattaaataataattattaataaaaaataaaacttttatatcgCACTTTTTTAACACTTTATATTAGTGTAGTAAAAgcaataaaatttcattttttaatttacaaacATTAATTTGCATATTAAAGCGGTTGtataagaataataaaatgagaatgtaaaaaatttgcatatacattttgtaaaaattggttttaataataattaaccatctaaataatgtaaatttttatgaaaatagatttaaaaaattgtagcTTTAAATTTTGCTATTACTTTTAAACTTCATAAATGAATGTCTTgtgataatattttgaaatctATATATTTGTATGTGTCTTTTACGAGCATgaactattttttaaaccaTCGTACTTTGAATATGTTTAATACTTTGATACAATGGTAAAGTTTCGTTCAAATGTTTTAccaattgataaaaaagttacttattaaaattcatttttcaaaatattactaaaaaacaaaacaaaatACCATTGATTTTGTCTTATAACGATCTCCAGGCACTTATTATTTACATGGAGATAACAAAAagattttctaaaaaaataatcaaatttttttaagtaataaaaagTCTTAGTTTTAAATTATGCTTATTGGTTATACGGtgatattgttattatactTATTTCCCGTTATTTACG
This Strongyloides ratti genome assembly S_ratti_ED321, chromosome : 2 DNA region includes the following protein-coding sequences:
- a CDS encoding Glucose-induced degradation protein 8 homolog, whose translation is MSPPPDSGSSRMNYSSGHPPFKLLKELVKPREKPTAPKKEADMGWLQKQRLIYDNKIPDEYQEELVLDYMIKAGYLDAAESFCQEIGRPFNVKMYELLPERMKIRSLIANGKIGESIETIQCTLPEFFKQNSQIYFMMRLQELTELIRERKTQEAMDFAQKHIIPIAEGNESCIPTMEETFALLAYDNPETSPFGHLLDKKKLQSLAYNVNTAILRLKNFEDKPIMENIIKLVIFFAAQMDDKPLVEEPEIMNENDTLRLASMLFNTIQKVPADCSTLLDKKNQ